In Prescottella soli, a genomic segment contains:
- a CDS encoding TetR/AcrR family transcriptional regulator, with the protein MARRQDPAGGPRAAMIDSAVALIREQGVAATSFTDVLAHSGAPRGSIYHHFPDGKSQLVEEATRSAAAYLGRGVARVLVSGDTVSALRELVDLWRRGLEATDYAAGCPIVAAALGTERGAREVAGTTFAEWCGLIAASLVDDGVARDRAASLSVLIVSALEGALVMAQAQGTSRPLDAVVDELEVLLG; encoded by the coding sequence ATGGCGAGGCGGCAGGATCCCGCAGGTGGTCCGCGCGCGGCGATGATCGACAGCGCCGTCGCCTTGATCCGCGAGCAGGGCGTGGCGGCGACGTCGTTCACCGACGTGCTCGCCCACAGTGGCGCCCCGCGCGGATCGATCTACCACCACTTCCCCGACGGCAAGTCCCAGCTCGTGGAGGAGGCCACGAGGTCCGCCGCCGCCTATCTCGGTCGGGGTGTGGCCCGGGTCCTCGTGTCCGGCGACACCGTGTCCGCGTTGCGGGAACTCGTCGACCTGTGGCGGCGGGGCCTCGAGGCCACCGACTACGCCGCGGGTTGCCCGATCGTCGCGGCGGCGCTCGGCACCGAGCGCGGCGCCCGCGAGGTCGCGGGGACCACGTTCGCCGAGTGGTGCGGGCTGATCGCCGCGAGTCTCGTCGACGACGGCGTCGCCCGGGACCGCGCGGCCTCGCTGTCGGTGCTGATCGTCAGCGCGCTCGAGGGTGCGCTGGTGATGGCGCAGGCGCAGGGGACCTCGCGTCCGCTCGACGCGGTGGTCGACGAACTCGAGGTGTTGCTGGGGTGA
- a CDS encoding alpha/beta fold hydrolase, whose amino-acid sequence MTADSRIDRVRLGDLTFDVTVAGPDDGIPIVMLHGFPESSAAWRPITPRLLAAGMRVIAPNQRGYSPDARPPAVEDYRFDHLVDDVVGLLDAYDLDSAHLVGHDWGAAIAWQVAGRHPDRIRSLTAVSVPHAAAIGWALREDADQQRRSAYVGLLREEGTAETFLLEDDSRRLRGAFGDATDPDLIEEHVRLLSQPGALTATLNWYRALVRAFSDLPPVRVPTTYVWGTADPTLGPAAARRCSEFVDAPYRFIVLDGAGHWIPEENQDALADAILARVSLS is encoded by the coding sequence ATGACCGCCGACTCCCGGATCGACCGAGTTCGCCTGGGCGACCTGACATTCGACGTCACCGTCGCCGGCCCGGACGACGGGATCCCGATCGTGATGCTGCACGGGTTCCCCGAGAGCTCGGCGGCCTGGCGCCCGATCACCCCACGCCTGCTCGCCGCGGGCATGCGTGTCATCGCACCGAATCAGCGCGGTTACTCCCCTGACGCCCGGCCGCCGGCGGTCGAGGACTACCGCTTCGATCACCTCGTCGACGACGTCGTCGGCCTGCTCGACGCCTACGACCTCGACTCCGCGCACCTGGTGGGCCACGACTGGGGCGCGGCCATCGCATGGCAGGTCGCGGGACGGCACCCGGACCGGATCCGCAGCCTCACCGCGGTGTCGGTGCCGCACGCGGCCGCGATCGGATGGGCCCTGCGCGAGGACGCCGATCAGCAGCGCCGATCCGCTTACGTCGGCCTGCTCCGAGAGGAGGGAACGGCCGAAACGTTTCTGCTCGAAGATGATTCGCGGCGCCTACGCGGGGCGTTCGGCGACGCCACCGACCCGGACCTGATCGAGGAACACGTGCGGCTGCTGTCGCAGCCGGGAGCGCTGACCGCGACGCTCAACTGGTACCGAGCCCTGGTTCGCGCCTTCAGTGACCTGCCGCCGGTGCGGGTGCCGACCACGTACGTGTGGGGCACCGCGGACCCGACCCTGGGCCCCGCGGCGGCGCGGCGGTGCAGCGAGTTCGTCGACGCCCCCTACCGATTCATCGTCCTCGACGGCGCCGGCCACTGGATCCCTGAGGAGAACCAGGACGCCCTGGCCGACGCGATCCTGGCGCGGGTGTCGCTCAGCTGA
- a CDS encoding acyl-CoA thioesterase has product MTQIVAPTHPFDAAVELVAAEGAGVFRGHTSPAYANMVGPFGGITAATLLRAVQRHPESLGDPLSLTVNFAGPIADGEFEVTARPTRTNRSTQHWNVELTQDGAVTTTATAVFGYRRETWSSTEIAAPSVPAFDDVAAQPFPDFIAWARNYDLRFVEGPVPAPEDGGRPDSTSTLWVRDNPPRPLDFPALTSLCDVFYPRAFLRLGRYLPAGTVSLTVYFHADATMLAAQADDAVLGSARAQRFGKGYFDQSGEIWGRDGALLATTHQMVYFKA; this is encoded by the coding sequence GTGACCCAGATTGTCGCACCCACGCACCCGTTCGACGCGGCCGTCGAACTCGTTGCGGCGGAAGGCGCGGGTGTCTTCCGCGGCCACACCTCCCCCGCGTACGCGAACATGGTCGGCCCGTTCGGCGGCATCACCGCCGCGACGCTGCTGCGCGCCGTGCAGCGGCACCCCGAATCCCTCGGCGATCCGCTGTCGTTGACCGTGAACTTCGCGGGCCCCATCGCGGACGGCGAGTTCGAGGTCACGGCGCGCCCGACGCGCACCAACCGCTCGACGCAGCACTGGAACGTCGAACTGACCCAGGACGGCGCCGTCACCACCACCGCCACCGCCGTGTTCGGCTACCGTCGCGAGACGTGGTCGTCCACCGAGATCGCGGCGCCGTCGGTGCCCGCGTTCGACGACGTTGCCGCGCAGCCGTTCCCCGACTTCATCGCATGGGCACGCAACTACGACCTGCGGTTCGTCGAGGGCCCGGTCCCCGCCCCCGAGGACGGCGGCCGGCCCGACTCGACGAGCACCCTGTGGGTCCGCGACAATCCGCCCCGGCCGCTGGACTTCCCGGCGCTGACGTCGTTGTGCGACGTCTTCTACCCGCGGGCCTTCCTGCGCCTGGGCCGGTACCTGCCGGCGGGCACCGTGTCGCTCACGGTGTACTTCCACGCCGACGCGACGATGCTCGCGGCGCAGGCGGACGACGCCGTCCTCGGCTCCGCCCGGGCGCAGCGGTTCGGCAAGGGCTACTTCGACCAGTCCGGCGAGATCTGGGGCCGCGACGGCGCCCTGCTCGCGACGACGCACCAGATGGTCTACTTCAAGGCCTGA